The following proteins come from a genomic window of Gynuella sunshinyii YC6258:
- a CDS encoding LamG-like jellyroll fold domain-containing protein translates to MGVFSVLAVSTAASAAQQVLWYPFDDVSDSTVITDASGNAHNGMVKGGVTLTGDAAYLNGSNGYIDMPDNIMTGLNAISVTAEIYIEPDQATPYFIYGMGNISGDQGNGYLFTTGNHYRTSISTCHWTCEQNTATPNAGLPRGQWIHIAYTLGNGVGVLYLDGKEVARNESITISPGDIGSGTTVENFLGRSLYSADRYFHGAIGDFQVWNGVLSAAEIAASVPKQVLWYPFTDNASSTVVTDASGHDRNGTVVGGVTLNGNVAILDGSSGYIDMPDNIMAGLDAISVTTNVYIEDNQASPYFIYGMGNISGERGNGYLFTTGNYYRTTISSCHWSCEQNAGVSGQNLSRGQWHHLAYTLANNVGTLYLDGTEVARNSNVTLTPAEIGSGMTTANFLGRSLYSADNYLNGRIDDFQIWDGALSASAIATAAKAALADVELTDAESVSADASALTVVNADDVRGHLYLPQTGANGTSINWQTSASAVIATDGIVHRAPACTSPGTPSGCGETRYVTLTATVSKGSESATRTFQTTVPPLKTLAAFEGYMFTYFTGEGSANGEQVYFALSNGNNPLSWKTLNGDNPVLTTTLGEQGARDPFILRSPEGDKFYMIATDLKIYGNGDWGRSQTWGSQSLLVWESNDLVNWSDARLVKVSPNTAGNTWAPEAFWDSDSQSYVVFWASKIYDDETHSNSTYNKMLYATTRDFVHFSEAKTWVDAGYSTIDSTIIKHNGLYYRFTKDERSASESACGKFILAETSSYLTNLNWSFLAECIGKGTLSAGEGPLIFKSNTEEKWYMFIDEFGGRGYIPFETTNLDAGQWSASSGYSLPSSPRHGTVLSITASEYQAIQNKWGN, encoded by the coding sequence GTGGGCGTTTTTTCAGTATTGGCTGTTTCCACTGCTGCCTCTGCTGCCCAACAGGTTCTCTGGTATCCGTTTGATGATGTATCTGATTCCACTGTGATTACCGATGCCTCCGGAAATGCCCACAACGGAATGGTAAAGGGCGGGGTAACCTTAACGGGTGATGCCGCCTACTTAAACGGTTCGAATGGCTATATTGATATGCCTGATAATATTATGACCGGATTGAATGCTATTTCAGTGACGGCAGAGATTTATATTGAACCGGATCAGGCGACGCCATATTTCATCTACGGGATGGGAAACATTTCGGGTGATCAGGGCAATGGTTATCTGTTCACGACCGGCAACCATTACCGTACCAGTATTTCCACCTGCCACTGGACGTGTGAACAGAATACTGCCACTCCGAATGCAGGTTTGCCGCGAGGTCAGTGGATTCATATTGCCTATACCCTGGGTAATGGCGTAGGTGTTTTATATCTGGACGGCAAAGAAGTTGCCCGTAATGAGTCCATTACCATTTCCCCCGGCGACATCGGCTCTGGTACCACAGTGGAGAACTTCCTGGGTCGTTCTCTGTACAGTGCGGATCGTTATTTCCATGGCGCTATAGGCGATTTCCAGGTCTGGAATGGAGTGCTTTCCGCTGCGGAAATTGCCGCCAGTGTGCCAAAGCAAGTGCTGTGGTATCCATTTACGGATAACGCCTCCTCAACCGTAGTGACTGATGCTTCTGGTCATGATCGTAATGGCACTGTGGTGGGTGGTGTCACCCTTAACGGTAATGTGGCAATACTGGATGGCAGTAGCGGCTATATCGATATGCCAGACAATATCATGGCTGGTCTGGATGCCATTTCCGTGACCACGAATGTGTATATCGAAGACAATCAGGCCTCACCTTATTTTATTTATGGAATGGGTAATATTTCCGGAGAACGTGGTAACGGATATCTGTTTACCACCGGTAATTATTACCGTACTACGATTTCCAGTTGTCACTGGAGTTGTGAACAGAATGCCGGGGTGTCGGGACAAAATCTTAGCAGAGGACAATGGCATCACCTTGCCTATACGCTGGCAAACAATGTTGGCACTCTTTATCTGGACGGCACCGAAGTTGCTCGTAACAGTAATGTCACGCTGACCCCGGCAGAAATTGGCTCTGGTATGACAACAGCCAACTTTCTGGGACGCTCTCTTTACAGCGCAGATAACTATCTTAATGGCCGGATCGATGACTTCCAGATTTGGGATGGCGCACTGAGTGCCAGTGCCATTGCCACAGCGGCCAAAGCTGCACTGGCGGATGTGGAATTGACCGATGCTGAGTCCGTCAGCGCTGATGCTTCAGCATTGACGGTTGTGAATGCGGACGATGTGCGCGGTCATCTTTATTTGCCACAAACTGGAGCCAATGGTACTTCCATTAACTGGCAAACCAGTGCCAGTGCGGTGATTGCCACCGATGGTATCGTGCATCGTGCGCCGGCCTGTACCAGCCCTGGTACCCCATCCGGATGTGGCGAAACCCGTTATGTAACGTTAACCGCAACTGTCAGCAAGGGAAGCGAATCTGCCACCCGAACCTTTCAGACCACCGTTCCACCGTTGAAGACTCTGGCAGCATTTGAAGGTTATATGTTTACCTATTTTACCGGTGAAGGCAGTGCGAATGGTGAGCAGGTCTATTTTGCGCTTTCCAATGGTAATAATCCGTTGAGCTGGAAAACACTGAATGGTGACAACCCGGTATTGACAACGACTCTGGGTGAACAGGGTGCTCGTGATCCATTCATTCTGCGTTCTCCTGAAGGTGATAAGTTCTATATGATCGCCACCGATCTGAAAATCTATGGCAATGGTGACTGGGGCCGTTCACAAACCTGGGGCTCACAATCGTTGCTGGTCTGGGAATCCAACGATCTGGTGAACTGGAGTGATGCGCGGTTGGTCAAAGTATCGCCCAATACCGCCGGTAATACCTGGGCGCCGGAAGCATTCTGGGATTCTGACTCGCAGAGTTATGTGGTGTTCTGGGCATCGAAAATCTATGACGATGAGACTCATTCAAATAGTACATATAATAAGATGTTATATGCGACAACCCGTGATTTTGTGCACTTCAGTGAAGCCAAAACCTGGGTGGATGCCGGTTATTCCACCATCGATTCAACCATTATCAAGCATAACGGGTTGTATTACCGCTTCACCAAAGATGAACGGTCTGCATCGGAGTCGGCCTGTGGAAAGTTCATTCTGGCTGAGACTTCATCTTACCTGACCAACCTCAACTGGAGTTTCCTGGCAGAGTGTATTGGTAAGGGAACGCTTTCTGCGGGTGAAGGGCCACTGATCTTTAAATCCAATACCGAAGAAAAGTGGTATATGTTTATCGATGAATTTGGCGGACGCGGATATATTCCGTTCGAAACCACCAATCTCGACGCTGGTCAATGGAGTGCTTCATCCGGTTACAGCCTGCCATCGAGTCCCCGTCATGGAACGGTGCTGTCGATAACGGCATCGGAGTATCAGGCCATTCAGAATAAATGGGGTAATTAA